The Pogona vitticeps strain Pit_001003342236 chromosome 6, PviZW2.1, whole genome shotgun sequence genome contains a region encoding:
- the INSIG1 gene encoding insulin-induced gene 1 protein has protein sequence MEKPMPRLEDHTWSCSCTARGRHKGPLGGTATELAARVGEMLSTSVSGSPLTLVGHGAQKTSKSNIGSSTSSSLNLSRDVVQRSLVLFVVGTFLALVLNLLQIQRNVTLFPEEVISTIFSSAWWVPPCCGTAAAVIGLLYPCIDSHLGEPHKFKREWASVMRCIAVFVGINHASAKLDFANNVQLSLTLAALSLGLWWTFDRSRSGLGLGITIAFVATLITQFLVYNGVYQYTSPDFLYIRSWLPCIFFSGGVTVGNIGRQLAMGVPEKPHSD, from the exons ATGGAGAAACCTATGCCCAGACTGGAAGACCATACGTGGAGTTGTTCCTGTACAGCTAGAGGAAGACATAAAGGCCCCTTAGGTGGAACCGCTACAGAGCTGGCAGCCAGGGTGGGCGAAATGTTGAGCACATCGGTCTCAGGTTCTCCCTTGACCTTAGTAGGTCATGGAGCACAGAAGACTAGCAAATCTAACATTGGCAGTAGCACCAGCAGCAGTTTGAACTTGAGCAGGGACGTAGTGCAGAGGAGCCTGGTGCTTTTTGTTGTGGGCACTTTTCTCGCATTGGTGCTGAATTTGCTGCAGATCCAGAGAAATGTGACGCTGTTCCCTGAAGAGGTCATATCTACAATTTTCTCCTCTGCCTGGTGGGTGCCCCCTTGCTGTGGGACAGCAGCAG CTGTTATTGGCCTGCTTTACCCCTGCATTGATAGTCATCTTGGCGAGCCTCACAAATTCAAGCGAGAATGGGCCAGCGTAATGCGATGTATAGCAGTCTTCGTTGGTATTAACCATGCAAGTGCA AAACTGGATTTTGCAAACAATGTCCAGCTCTCTTTGACACTGGCAGCTTTGTCACTGGGTCTCTGGTGGACATTTGATCGTTCAAGAAGTGGACTTGGACTTGGAATTACAATAGCTTTTGTAGCTACTCTGATTACACAGTTTCTTGTCTATAATGGAGTTTATCA GTATACTTCTCCAGATTTCCTTTATATCCGATCCTGGCTGCCATGTATATTTTTCTCAGGAGGTGTGACTGTAGGAAACATAGGACGGCAATTGGCCATG GGTGTTCCTGAGAAGCCTCATAGTGACTAA